The following coding sequences are from one Eriocheir sinensis breed Jianghai 21 chromosome 13, ASM2467909v1, whole genome shotgun sequence window:
- the LOC126997913 gene encoding uncharacterized protein LOC126997913 isoform X2 has translation MGVLCLVNTVLIIQTGFRLYCAADQKCDCLPQSCCRNTDHTLYRSYMTEFWQRFTLFALMVGCWVMEVVSWLVGPADSELWALTDTLNTFQGVFIFITFLRSSKKRRLLQEALARAAEGVGGRGGVGGSISTLQCLPAAASPNRIMDRIKDSSSIRVLVRWFSRLPGRGHRIATPQVLDNIIFRGKMEYNEGFEEDVSEEQAEDGAGKGVRDGDGVKRFKKGFEPVFTSPQHWRVRWSRSYFPGAPQGTGAAHGGLPGVMKGLELASTDTTTTGATTSSATATTATATTSAIAAVTTPTIATTAVTTTTTTAFSSFASPSPSCSSPSSSSSFARWSLLRHKSGSMTLVSAPRQTPAGDVVCRGLTRTDPGLP, from the exons ATGGGAGTCTTGTGCCTTGTCAACACAGTCCTCATCATCCAGACGGGGTTCAGGCTGTACTGCGCCGCGGACCAGAAGTGTGACTGTCTGCCCCAGTCCTGCTGCCGCAACACTGACCACACCCTCTACCGCTCCTATATGACCGA GTTTTGGCAAAGGTTCACGCTGTTCGCCCTCATGGTCGGCTGCTGGGTCATGGAAGTGGTGTCCTGGCTCGTGGGCCCGGCAGACTCCGAactgtg ggCTTTGACAGACACACTCAACACCTTCCAGggcgtcttcatcttcatcaccttcctcAGGAGTAGCAAGAAGCGTCGACTACTGCAGGAGGCGCTGGCGAGGGCTGctgaaggagtgggaggaagaggcggCGTAGGAGGGAGCATCTCAACCCTGCAGTGTCTCCCCGCCGCGGCCAGTCCAAACCGAATCATGGACCGCATAAAGGATTCCAGCTCTATTCGAGTCCTCGTCAGATGGTTCTCTAGGCTTCCAGGGAGAGGACATCGCATTGCCACCCCGCAGGTTCTCGATAACATTATATTCAGAGGGAAAATGGAGTATAATGAAGGCTTTGAGGAGGATGTGAGCGAGGAGCAGGCGGAGGACGGGGCTGGGAAGGGCGTGCGTGATGGGGACGGTGTCAAGAGGTTCAAGAAGGGGTTCGAGCCTGTGTTCACGTCGCCGCAGCACTGGAGGGTTCGCTGGTCAAGGTCATACTTTCCAGGGGCGCCTCAGGGGACAGGAGCGGCCCACGGAGGACTCCCAGGGGTCATGAAGGGGCTGGAACTTGCctctactgatactactactacgggTGCTACTACTTCATCGGCTACTgcaactactgctactgctaccactTCGGCTATCGCTGCCgttactactcctactattgctactacggctgtaacaacaaccacaactacgGCATTTTCCTCTTTtgcatctccttccccttcctgctcctctccctcctcctcctcctccttcgcccgcTGGAGCCTCCTTCGCCACAAGTCCGGTTCCATGACGCTGGTGTCGGCGCCACGTCAGACACCCGCCGGAGACGTGGTGTGTCGCGGCCTCACCAGAACCGATCCGGGCTTACCctga